From the Arthrobacter sp. PM3 genome, one window contains:
- a CDS encoding alpha-E domain-containing protein, protein MLSRIAESLFWIGRYVERADGTARILDVHLERLNHLPMEEQRSVAQELLAVMGARPQNEDFGLTELLNALAYDKHSATSIAGSLGAARENARRARETVSSGLWESLNTTYYGLNQHRKDVVGTYRFCNWVLERTAMVSGLADTTVSHDESWLFLVLGRSLERADMTARMLSTRDVLSAGMSWVNMLRCAGAYESFLRTRRAAFGDQHAAEFLLLDRLFPRSIVYALRDADECLAKLDPSAQRVGFINDARRIVGQARTFLEFHRTDDLMSELPEHMERVQKAVSQASDAISRKYFNQADELAWVGEVS, encoded by the coding sequence ATGCTTAGCCGTATTGCCGAATCACTGTTTTGGATCGGCCGGTACGTGGAACGGGCCGACGGCACCGCCCGCATCCTCGACGTCCACCTCGAGCGGCTCAACCACCTGCCCATGGAAGAACAACGCAGCGTGGCGCAGGAGCTCCTCGCGGTCATGGGCGCCCGCCCGCAGAACGAGGACTTCGGGCTCACCGAACTGCTGAACGCCCTGGCGTACGACAAGCACAGTGCCACCTCGATCGCCGGATCGCTCGGCGCCGCCCGCGAAAACGCCCGCCGCGCCCGCGAAACCGTCTCCTCGGGGCTCTGGGAGAGCCTCAACACGACCTATTACGGGCTGAACCAGCACCGCAAGGACGTCGTGGGCACCTACCGGTTCTGCAACTGGGTCCTGGAACGCACGGCGATGGTCAGCGGCCTCGCCGACACGACCGTCAGCCACGATGAAAGCTGGCTGTTCCTGGTCCTGGGCCGGTCCCTGGAGCGGGCCGACATGACGGCCCGCATGCTGTCCACCCGCGATGTCCTCTCCGCCGGCATGTCCTGGGTGAACATGCTCCGCTGCGCCGGAGCGTACGAATCGTTCCTGCGGACCCGCCGGGCCGCTTTCGGCGACCAGCACGCTGCGGAGTTCCTGCTCCTGGACCGGCTGTTCCCGCGGTCCATCGTGTACGCCCTGCGCGACGCCGACGAGTGCCTGGCCAAACTGGACCCCTCGGCCCAGCGCGTCGGCTTCATCAACGACGCCCGCCGGATCGTCGGCCAGGCCCGCACTTTCCTGGAGTTCCACCGCACCGACGACCTCATGTCGGAACTGCCCGAACACATGGAGCGCGTGCAGAAAGCGGTCTCGCAGGCCTCGGACGCGATTTCCCGTAAGTACTTCAATCAGGCAGACGAACTGGCCTGGGTGGGAGAAGTTTCATGA
- a CDS encoding YeiH family protein, with protein MSPKSSAAAAAPGLIAAAAAVGAAVAVHLLVPALPAMTVAVLLGLLAANLPGAAGWTAGPGRTGLDFAGKHLMRAGIVVLGLKVSLGDVLGLGWPALLLITAVVLAAFAGTYGISRLFRLPPRVSLLVATGFAICGASAIGAMAAVRRIRQEETVLPVALVTLCGTLAIGVLPLLARPLGLGPEIFGAWAGASVHDVGQVVATAQTAGAAALAVAVVVKLTRVILLAPMVAAAGFHHRLGSGADGGKRPPVIPLFVIGFVALAGLRSTGWLSPAVLDAAAALQDALLGMALFGLGSAVRVGQLLHTGPRALFAALASWLLIALLGLAAAFLMFAPA; from the coding sequence GTGTCCCCCAAGAGTTCCGCCGCCGCGGCCGCGCCCGGCCTGATCGCCGCCGCCGCGGCTGTTGGCGCCGCCGTCGCCGTCCATCTGCTCGTCCCGGCGCTGCCCGCGATGACCGTGGCGGTGCTCCTCGGGCTTCTGGCCGCGAACCTGCCGGGCGCGGCGGGCTGGACCGCGGGTCCGGGCCGGACGGGGCTCGATTTCGCCGGCAAGCACCTCATGCGGGCCGGGATTGTGGTGCTGGGCCTGAAGGTCAGCCTCGGCGACGTGCTGGGCCTGGGCTGGCCGGCCCTGTTGCTCATAACAGCCGTGGTCCTGGCGGCTTTTGCCGGCACCTACGGGATTAGCAGGCTGTTCCGGCTCCCGCCCCGCGTCTCGCTGCTCGTGGCGACGGGCTTCGCGATTTGCGGGGCGTCCGCGATCGGAGCGATGGCTGCCGTGCGCCGGATCCGGCAGGAGGAGACCGTGCTGCCGGTGGCGCTCGTGACGCTGTGCGGGACTCTGGCGATCGGCGTGCTACCCCTGCTCGCGCGGCCGCTGGGCCTCGGCCCGGAAATCTTCGGGGCGTGGGCAGGGGCGTCCGTGCACGACGTCGGCCAGGTGGTGGCGACCGCGCAGACCGCCGGCGCCGCCGCCCTGGCGGTCGCCGTCGTCGTCAAACTCACCCGGGTGATCCTGCTGGCGCCGATGGTCGCCGCCGCAGGCTTCCACCACCGTCTGGGTTCCGGAGCCGACGGCGGGAAGCGGCCGCCGGTGATCCCGCTGTTCGTGATCGGATTCGTCGCCCTGGCGGGCCTGCGCAGCACCGGCTGGCTCTCCCCCGCGGTCCTGGACGCCGCCGCGGCCCTGCAGGACGCGCTGCTGGGCATGGCGCTGTTCGGACTGGGGTCGGCCGTGCGCGTCGGCCAGCTTCTGCACACCGGCCCCCGGGCGCTGTTCGCGGCCCTGGCGTCCTGGTTGCTGATCGCCCTGCTGGGCCTGGCCGCCGCCTTCCTGATGTTCGCACCCGCGTGA
- a CDS encoding transglutaminase family protein codes for MTRLRIVHKTAYKYNKRVTLSYNEARMTPLTDPQQVVLESSMKVSPSQAALSSYRDYWGTRVTAFDMQMPHEHLEVLSTTTVEVHRVERIAAEADIVGWEVLAAPETLNQFSDWIPQSQLTGPGAEVLGLIPGVVEGKTPHEAAMAVFAWMRGEMTYMKGSTGVTTNAEQAWNQRQGVCQDLAHLAIGSLRSCGIPARYVSGYLHPRSTADIGETVAGQSHAWLEWWDGEWRSWDPTNHKPAGDFHVTVARGRDYRDVPPLKGILSGGGGSALNVSVEITRLA; via the coding sequence ATGACCCGGCTGAGGATCGTCCACAAGACGGCATACAAGTACAACAAGCGCGTCACACTCTCCTACAACGAGGCCCGGATGACACCGCTGACGGACCCGCAGCAGGTGGTGCTGGAATCCTCGATGAAAGTCTCGCCGTCGCAGGCGGCGCTGAGCAGCTACCGCGACTACTGGGGCACGCGTGTCACGGCCTTCGACATGCAGATGCCGCACGAGCACCTCGAGGTCCTGTCCACCACCACCGTCGAGGTGCACCGGGTGGAACGGATCGCGGCCGAGGCCGACATCGTCGGGTGGGAGGTTCTGGCCGCCCCGGAGACGCTCAACCAGTTCAGCGACTGGATTCCGCAATCCCAGCTGACCGGCCCCGGCGCCGAAGTCCTCGGCCTCATTCCCGGCGTGGTCGAGGGAAAGACGCCGCACGAGGCCGCCATGGCGGTCTTTGCCTGGATGCGCGGCGAAATGACCTACATGAAGGGCTCCACCGGCGTCACCACCAACGCCGAGCAGGCCTGGAACCAGCGGCAGGGCGTGTGCCAGGACCTGGCGCACCTTGCCATCGGTTCCCTGCGCAGCTGCGGGATCCCGGCCCGCTACGTCTCCGGCTACCTGCACCCGCGGTCGACGGCGGACATCGGCGAGACGGTCGCCGGCCAGTCCCACGCCTGGCTGGAGTGGTGGGACGGCGAATGGCGCAGCTGGGACCCGACCAACCACAAACCGGCCGGCGACTTCCACGTCACCGTGGCCCGCGGCCGTGACTACCGGGACGTGCCCCCGCTCAAGGGCATCCTGTCCGGCGGCGGCGGGTCGGCCCTGAACGTCAGCGTGGAGATCACCCGCCTGGCCTGA
- a CDS encoding universal stress protein — protein sequence MNEARDTRTIVVGVDGSEASVEALRKAQSLAVPLNAKVVALACWDYPPVYDGYVAVGIDDFDVRAGEILAEAVTKAFGPDAPANVESRLVQGHPRHLLIEESKTADMLVLGRRGHGGFGGLLLGSVSSACVAHAHCPVLIVHSPEKA from the coding sequence ATGAACGAAGCCAGGGACACCCGGACCATTGTGGTCGGCGTTGACGGCTCGGAGGCGTCCGTGGAGGCGCTCCGGAAGGCGCAGAGCCTCGCGGTGCCCCTGAACGCCAAAGTGGTTGCACTGGCGTGCTGGGACTATCCGCCGGTCTACGACGGCTATGTGGCCGTAGGCATTGACGACTTCGATGTCCGGGCAGGGGAGATCCTCGCGGAAGCGGTCACGAAGGCGTTCGGTCCGGATGCTCCGGCTAACGTCGAATCCCGGCTTGTCCAGGGCCATCCCCGCCACCTCCTGATCGAGGAGAGCAAGACGGCGGACATGCTCGTCCTGGGCCGCCGAGGTCACGGCGGGTTCGGCGGCCTGCTGCTGGGCTCGGTCAGCTCGGCCTGCGTGGCGCACGCGCACTGTCCCGTGCTCATCGTGCACTCGCCCGAAAAGGCATGA
- a CDS encoding pyridoxamine 5'-phosphate oxidase family protein has product MSTDANPGGQQPKDQTHAVENLDHHECWRLLRSVTVGRMAVWVDDHPDIFPINYKVDHGSLVFRTAEGTKLQAATGDKPVALEADGVDADTGIAWSVVVKGQAAPVQNPEEVMDTVGLLLFPWQAGKKEHFVRITPDTVTGRRFKVVPPMTWWTPLDDATRSGLE; this is encoded by the coding sequence ATGAGTACTGATGCGAACCCGGGCGGCCAGCAGCCCAAGGACCAGACCCATGCCGTGGAAAACCTTGACCATCACGAATGCTGGCGGTTGCTGCGCAGCGTGACCGTGGGCAGGATGGCGGTCTGGGTGGACGACCATCCGGACATCTTCCCCATCAACTACAAGGTGGACCACGGGTCGCTGGTATTCCGTACCGCGGAGGGCACCAAGCTGCAGGCTGCCACGGGTGACAAACCGGTAGCTTTGGAGGCCGACGGCGTCGACGCGGACACCGGGATCGCCTGGAGTGTCGTGGTCAAGGGCCAGGCCGCCCCGGTCCAGAACCCGGAAGAAGTCATGGACACGGTCGGGCTCCTGCTGTTCCCGTGGCAGGCCGGCAAGAAGGAGCACTTCGTCCGGATCACGCCGGACACCGTGACCGGCCGGCGTTTCAAGGTGGTCCCGCCGATGACCTGGTGGACACCCCTGGACGACGCGACCCGATCCGGCCTCGAATAG
- a CDS encoding response regulator transcription factor has protein sequence MIAWSDAGLTAPDGVPAVIRVFILDDHELVRRGLQELLEGEGFVVVGSSGSAVEAARRIPALHPDVCVLDARLPDGTGIEVCRDVRSVDASLNCIILTSFDDEQALRGAVLAGARGYVLKEIGGTDLIGALRKAAAGESLFEEGVASGIVESLVEADEVDPRTSSLTPQERRVLELVGGGLTNRQIAAEMFLAEKTVKNYVSSLLAKLGFERRTQAAVFIASPALPVPSGGNADAARPHTVR, from the coding sequence ATGATTGCCTGGTCAGATGCAGGTCTCACTGCACCCGATGGCGTGCCGGCGGTGATCCGCGTCTTTATCCTCGACGACCACGAACTGGTTCGACGAGGTCTGCAGGAACTCCTCGAAGGCGAGGGCTTTGTCGTCGTCGGCAGTTCCGGGTCCGCCGTCGAGGCGGCGCGCCGGATTCCGGCCCTGCATCCCGACGTGTGCGTGCTGGATGCCCGGCTTCCCGACGGAACCGGCATTGAGGTTTGCCGCGACGTACGGTCGGTGGACGCTTCGTTGAACTGCATCATCCTGACGAGTTTTGACGATGAGCAGGCCCTGCGCGGGGCCGTCCTGGCCGGTGCGCGCGGCTACGTGCTCAAGGAGATCGGCGGCACGGACCTGATCGGCGCGTTGCGGAAGGCAGCCGCCGGGGAGTCCCTGTTCGAGGAAGGTGTCGCGTCCGGGATCGTTGAGAGCCTTGTCGAGGCCGACGAAGTCGATCCCCGCACCTCTTCCCTCACTCCGCAGGAACGCAGGGTCCTCGAACTCGTTGGCGGCGGACTGACTAACCGGCAGATTGCGGCCGAGATGTTCCTGGCCGAAAAGACGGTCAAGAACTACGTGTCCTCGCTGCTGGCCAAACTGGGATTCGAACGCCGCACGCAGGCGGCCGTCTTCATCGCCAGCCCCGCGCTGCCGGTCCCTTCGGGCGGGAATGCCGACGCGGCCCGGCCGCACACCGTCCGCTGA
- a CDS encoding circularly permuted type 2 ATP-grasp protein encodes MSDLFQDYSEAAGRTGAYDEMFAPGQQARKSYGHVAGALRELSLADVSARADSMARTFLDRGVTFDFAGEERPFPLDIVPRVIPADEWRVLERGVAQRVRALEAFLNDVYDKMTVVADGVIPRQLITTSAHFHRQVHGFEPAGGVRVHISGIDVVRDAAGTFRVLEDNVRVPSGVSYVLENRRAMAKGLPEAFGQQLIRPVEEYPRRLLSALRKTAPAGVDDPTVVVLTPGVFNSAYFEHTLLAGLMGVELVEGRDLICRGNRVYMRTTAGEQRVDVIYKRIDDEFLDPLQFRADSMLGCPGLVNAARAGGVTIANAVGNGVADDKLVYSYVPDLIRYYLNEEPVIANVDTYRLEETEAREHVLDRLDELVVKPVDGSGGKGLVIGPDASKDELEALRKRIVADPRGWIAQPVLQLSTVPTLSGDKFGPRHVDLRPFAVNDGDDVWVLPGGLTRVALKEGSLIVNSSQGGGSKDTWVLADSPQVPVEVIPRPAITVRERVSVWPVESNWRDSQKEQQQQQISAAQEVTANA; translated from the coding sequence ATGTCTGACCTATTCCAGGATTACTCAGAGGCTGCCGGCCGCACCGGCGCCTATGACGAAATGTTTGCCCCGGGCCAGCAGGCCCGGAAGTCCTACGGGCACGTGGCCGGGGCCCTGCGTGAGCTTTCGTTGGCTGATGTGAGCGCCCGCGCCGATTCGATGGCGCGGACCTTCCTGGACCGCGGCGTCACCTTCGACTTCGCCGGCGAGGAGCGGCCCTTCCCGCTGGACATCGTCCCCCGGGTCATTCCGGCCGATGAATGGCGCGTCCTGGAACGCGGTGTGGCGCAGCGGGTCCGGGCCCTGGAGGCGTTCCTCAACGACGTCTACGACAAGATGACCGTCGTGGCCGACGGCGTCATCCCGCGCCAGCTCATCACTACCAGCGCCCACTTCCACCGCCAAGTGCACGGCTTCGAACCCGCCGGCGGCGTCCGGGTCCACATCTCGGGAATCGACGTCGTCCGTGACGCGGCGGGCACCTTCCGCGTCCTGGAGGACAACGTGCGCGTGCCCTCCGGCGTCAGCTACGTCCTGGAAAACCGCCGGGCCATGGCCAAGGGCCTGCCCGAGGCGTTCGGCCAGCAGCTCATCCGCCCGGTCGAGGAGTACCCGCGCCGGCTCCTGTCCGCCCTGCGCAAGACGGCGCCGGCCGGCGTCGACGACCCCACCGTGGTGGTCCTGACCCCCGGCGTCTTCAACAGCGCCTACTTCGAACACACCCTCCTGGCCGGCCTCATGGGCGTTGAGCTCGTCGAGGGCCGCGACCTTATCTGCCGCGGCAACCGCGTCTACATGCGGACCACCGCCGGTGAGCAGCGCGTGGACGTCATCTACAAACGCATCGACGACGAATTCCTGGACCCGCTGCAGTTCCGGGCCGACTCCATGCTCGGCTGCCCGGGCCTGGTCAACGCGGCCCGCGCCGGCGGCGTCACCATCGCCAACGCGGTGGGCAACGGCGTCGCCGACGACAAGCTCGTCTACAGCTATGTCCCGGACCTGATCCGGTACTACCTGAACGAAGAGCCCGTGATCGCCAACGTGGACACCTACCGGCTCGAGGAGACGGAAGCCCGGGAACACGTCCTGGACCGGCTCGACGAGCTCGTGGTCAAGCCTGTCGACGGCTCCGGCGGCAAGGGCCTGGTGATCGGCCCGGACGCCTCCAAGGACGAGCTCGAGGCGCTGCGGAAGCGGATCGTTGCCGACCCCCGCGGATGGATCGCGCAGCCGGTGCTGCAGCTGTCCACCGTTCCCACGCTCAGCGGCGACAAGTTCGGCCCCCGGCACGTTGACCTGCGCCCCTTTGCCGTCAACGACGGCGACGACGTCTGGGTCCTGCCCGGCGGCCTGACCCGGGTCGCGCTCAAGGAGGGCTCGCTGATCGTGAACTCGAGCCAGGGCGGCGGATCGAAAGACACCTGGGTCCTGGCGGATTCACCGCAGGTCCCGGTCGAAGTCATTCCGCGGCCCGCCATCACCGTCCGCGAGCGGGTGTCGGTCTGGCCCGTGGAAAGCAACTGGCGCGACAGCCAGAAAGAGCAGCAACAGCAGCAGATCTCTGCCGCGCAGGAGGTAACCGCGAATGCTTAG
- the pepN gene encoding aminopeptidase N, producing the protein MSNQNLSREEAAARSALITTHSYDVSLDVREAADPAVAGYTSRSVITFSASEPGASTFVDFIADSVHSVFLNGKGLAVADVVDGSRIRLENLQPENQVTITGTARYSTSGEGMHRFVDPADGQCYLYTQYEPADARRVFANFEQPDLKAEFTFHIMAPSDWQVSSNGAEVLRTQLTSDPATSRWDFAPSKAMSTYITTVLAGPYFKAEDAWRGTLGDGTVLDIPLALYCRASMAGSFDADALFKLTRNGLTFFNELFDFPYPWGKYEQAFVPEYNLGAMENPGLVTFTESYVFTSRAADSQYQARANTLLHEMAHMWFGDLVTMKWWDDLWLKESFADYMGTLGVDRTTDWDTAWVNFANNRKAWAYVQDQLPTTHPIVADIPDLEAAKQNFDGITYAKGASVLKQLVAYVGFEAFIAGSRQYFRDHAYANTTLADLLAALGAASGRDLAEWARQWLQTAGISTLSTEITGHGGVLGPVAVLQDAVDPVTGRDEPRPHRLRIGLYDFDAGGNLVRTDSVETDVAGVRTDVEALAGRPRPALLLVNDEDLTYAKVRLDPHSEATVRGSLDKLGDPMARALCWTALWDSARDAVTPAERYVEAVQRFGPAEPGIGVLLNVLGNASTAVERYVPRTRRDAVRRGFLDTAAAQLEAAAPGSDQQLAWARNVAATSRYDAGRLDMLRGILDGSVVIDGLAVDAELRWNFWHALAAHGQASPEQLGRELAGDNTASGKSGHATALAARPDPAVKAAAWDAAVRGTDLSNQLLSATIAGFNTAPAALLAEFIDPYFESLEQVWAERSIEIASRIVRGLYPAGQDLDSYGGTPDTHAVIRRTDDWLAAHPDAPRALRRIIIEQRSQLHRALTAQALTAQALPLEATAAAR; encoded by the coding sequence GTGTCGAATCAGAATCTGAGCCGCGAGGAAGCCGCGGCCCGCTCCGCCCTCATCACCACGCACAGCTACGACGTCTCCCTGGACGTCCGTGAGGCGGCGGACCCGGCGGTTGCAGGGTACACGAGCCGCAGTGTCATCACGTTCTCGGCCAGCGAACCCGGGGCGTCGACCTTTGTGGACTTCATCGCGGACAGTGTCCACAGCGTCTTCCTCAACGGCAAGGGCCTCGCTGTCGCCGACGTCGTGGACGGATCCCGGATCCGGCTCGAGAACCTGCAGCCGGAAAACCAGGTCACCATTACCGGCACGGCCCGCTACAGCACCTCCGGTGAGGGAATGCACCGCTTCGTCGACCCCGCCGACGGGCAGTGCTACCTCTACACGCAGTACGAACCCGCCGATGCCCGGCGGGTCTTCGCGAACTTCGAACAGCCCGACCTGAAGGCCGAGTTCACGTTCCACATCATGGCCCCGTCGGACTGGCAGGTGTCCTCCAACGGTGCCGAAGTGCTGCGGACCCAGCTGACCAGCGACCCCGCCACCAGCCGGTGGGACTTCGCCCCCAGCAAGGCGATGTCCACCTACATCACCACCGTCTTGGCCGGGCCGTACTTCAAAGCCGAGGACGCGTGGCGCGGCACGCTGGGCGACGGGACGGTTCTGGACATTCCGCTGGCGCTCTACTGCCGCGCGTCCATGGCGGGATCCTTCGACGCCGACGCGCTCTTCAAGCTCACCCGCAACGGGCTGACCTTCTTCAACGAGCTCTTCGACTTCCCTTATCCGTGGGGCAAGTACGAGCAGGCGTTCGTGCCCGAGTACAACCTCGGCGCCATGGAAAACCCCGGTCTCGTGACCTTCACGGAGAGCTACGTTTTCACGTCGCGGGCCGCAGACTCCCAATACCAGGCGCGCGCCAACACGCTCCTGCACGAGATGGCGCACATGTGGTTCGGCGACCTCGTCACCATGAAGTGGTGGGATGACCTGTGGCTCAAGGAATCCTTCGCCGACTACATGGGAACCCTGGGCGTGGACCGGACCACGGACTGGGACACCGCCTGGGTGAACTTCGCCAACAACCGCAAGGCGTGGGCCTACGTGCAGGACCAGCTCCCCACTACGCACCCGATCGTCGCGGACATCCCCGACCTGGAGGCGGCCAAGCAGAATTTCGACGGCATCACCTACGCCAAGGGCGCCTCAGTCCTCAAGCAGCTCGTCGCCTATGTCGGGTTCGAGGCCTTCATCGCCGGGTCCCGGCAGTACTTCCGGGACCACGCCTACGCGAACACGACACTGGCCGACCTCCTCGCCGCCCTGGGCGCCGCGTCCGGCCGGGACCTGGCGGAATGGGCCCGGCAGTGGCTGCAGACCGCCGGCATTTCGACGCTCTCCACCGAGATCACCGGGCATGGCGGCGTCCTGGGGCCGGTTGCCGTCCTGCAGGACGCCGTGGACCCGGTGACCGGCCGGGACGAACCCCGGCCGCACCGGCTGCGGATCGGCCTGTACGACTTCGACGCTGGCGGCAACCTGGTCCGCACGGACAGCGTCGAAACCGACGTCGCCGGTGTACGGACCGATGTGGAGGCCTTGGCCGGCAGACCGCGGCCGGCCCTGCTGCTCGTCAACGACGAGGACCTCACCTACGCCAAGGTCCGGCTGGACCCGCACTCCGAGGCCACCGTGCGCGGCTCTCTGGACAAACTCGGCGACCCCATGGCGCGGGCACTGTGCTGGACCGCGCTCTGGGACTCGGCCCGCGACGCTGTCACCCCGGCTGAGCGGTACGTCGAGGCCGTGCAGCGCTTCGGCCCGGCCGAACCCGGGATCGGCGTCCTGCTCAATGTGCTGGGCAATGCCTCGACGGCGGTCGAACGCTATGTGCCACGCACCCGGCGGGACGCCGTCCGCCGCGGCTTCCTGGACACCGCGGCCGCGCAGCTGGAGGCGGCCGCGCCGGGATCCGACCAGCAGCTGGCGTGGGCCCGCAACGTGGCCGCGACGAGCCGGTATGACGCCGGCCGGCTGGACATGCTCCGCGGCATCCTCGACGGCAGTGTCGTGATCGACGGGCTCGCCGTGGATGCCGAACTGCGCTGGAACTTCTGGCATGCCCTCGCCGCCCACGGCCAGGCCTCGCCGGAGCAGCTGGGCCGGGAGCTGGCCGGGGACAACACGGCGTCGGGCAAGTCCGGGCACGCCACAGCGTTGGCCGCCCGCCCCGACCCCGCCGTCAAGGCGGCCGCCTGGGACGCCGCGGTCCGCGGCACGGACCTGTCCAACCAGCTCCTCAGCGCCACCATCGCCGGGTTCAACACCGCCCCCGCAGCGTTGCTGGCGGAGTTCATTGATCCGTATTTCGAGTCCCTGGAGCAGGTCTGGGCCGAACGGAGCATCGAGATCGCCAGCAGGATCGTGCGCGGCCTGTATCCCGCCGGTCAGGACCTGGACAGCTACGGCGGCACGCCGGACACGCACGCCGTGATCCGCCGGACCGACGACTGGCTCGCCGCGCACCCGGACGCACCGCGGGCTTTGCGCCGCATCATCATTGAACAGCGCAGCCAGCTGCACCGTGCCCTTACAGCACAGGCGCTCACGGCCCAGGCGCTGCCCCTTGAGGCAACAGCGGCTGCTCGGTAA
- a CDS encoding GAF domain-containing sensor histidine kinase, which translates to MHSTGESHAHTTASDTNPRLEDLLRGFGSRAEELLQSQERMTGLLEAVVAVAEDLSLDAVLERVVRSACRLLHARFGALGVIGDDRALSHFITVGIDNDLARRIGPLPTGHGVLGLLTSDPRPLRLHDLRQHPESYGFPDHHPPMRSFLGVPVRVREVVFGNLYLTEKEGGGDFTAEDEALAVALAAAAGVSIENARLYDDARRRARWLEVSMDVSGLMLSTDRDYTSGGLDPIAGRALQESSSDLALIVAPAATAPGHVVIGVAGERGPAFSGRSLPLESDLLEAVLDGGEPVVFDDASEVLGSVDSTVRGPLLAVALSTQGAHHGLLLLARTKDSIHYGRTDIEMGAVFGSHVALALELARVHRLREELLVFTDRDRIARDLHDLVIQRLFAAGLSVQSLTRFTKEEMALERIRNITGELDEAIRSLRDTIYSLKSSTGEIELLSGRIRRVAKSSAKSMPFAPRLTITGPVDAVTPDKADNVVAVVSEGLSNAIRHSGADAISVSVAVINGRVNVVISDNGTGFADPDKRGGLINLEDRARMLDGECTITSTPDAGTSLEWSVPL; encoded by the coding sequence ATGCATTCGACGGGTGAGAGCCATGCGCATACCACCGCCTCCGACACGAACCCCAGGCTTGAGGACCTGCTGAGGGGTTTCGGTTCGAGGGCAGAGGAACTGCTGCAGTCCCAGGAGCGGATGACCGGGCTGCTGGAAGCGGTAGTGGCCGTGGCGGAGGACCTGAGCCTGGATGCGGTGCTGGAACGGGTGGTCCGGTCCGCGTGCCGCCTGCTGCACGCCCGCTTCGGCGCGTTGGGGGTGATCGGCGATGACCGCGCCCTGAGCCACTTCATTACCGTCGGCATCGACAACGACCTCGCACGGCGGATCGGCCCTCTGCCGACCGGCCACGGCGTACTCGGGCTGCTGACGTCCGACCCGCGGCCGCTGCGGCTGCATGATCTTCGCCAGCACCCGGAGTCCTACGGCTTCCCCGACCACCACCCGCCCATGCGCTCATTTCTGGGTGTCCCCGTCCGCGTCCGCGAGGTGGTTTTCGGGAATCTTTACCTGACCGAGAAGGAAGGCGGGGGAGACTTCACCGCCGAGGACGAGGCCCTCGCCGTCGCCCTCGCCGCGGCCGCCGGCGTTTCGATCGAAAACGCCCGGCTCTATGACGACGCGCGCCGCAGGGCACGCTGGCTGGAAGTCAGCATGGACGTCTCCGGGCTGATGCTCAGCACGGACCGCGACTACACGTCCGGCGGCCTGGATCCGATCGCGGGACGGGCCCTCCAGGAATCCTCGTCCGACCTCGCCCTCATCGTAGCTCCCGCGGCAACGGCCCCGGGCCATGTCGTGATCGGGGTCGCCGGCGAGCGCGGCCCGGCCTTCTCGGGACGGTCCCTGCCCCTCGAGTCCGACCTCCTGGAGGCAGTGCTGGACGGCGGCGAGCCGGTGGTCTTCGACGACGCCTCAGAGGTACTGGGCAGCGTGGACAGCACGGTGAGAGGTCCGCTGCTCGCGGTGGCATTGAGCACCCAGGGCGCCCACCATGGCCTGCTCCTGCTGGCGCGGACGAAGGACTCCATCCACTACGGCCGGACCGACATCGAGATGGGGGCCGTCTTCGGGTCCCATGTGGCCCTGGCCCTGGAACTGGCCCGGGTGCACCGCCTCCGCGAGGAACTCCTGGTCTTCACCGACCGCGACCGGATCGCCCGGGACCTGCACGACCTCGTCATCCAACGCCTCTTCGCTGCCGGGCTGAGCGTACAAAGCCTGACCCGTTTCACGAAGGAAGAGATGGCGCTGGAACGGATCCGGAACATCACCGGCGAACTCGATGAGGCCATCCGGAGCCTGCGGGACACCATCTACTCCCTCAAGAGCAGCACCGGAGAAATTGAGCTGCTCAGCGGCCGGATCCGCCGGGTCGCCAAGAGCTCGGCGAAGTCCATGCCGTTCGCCCCGCGCCTGACGATCACCGGGCCGGTGGATGCTGTCACGCCGGACAAAGCGGACAACGTGGTGGCAGTCGTCTCCGAGGGACTCAGCAACGCGATCCGGCACTCCGGGGCGGACGCAATTTCAGTCTCGGTCGCCGTCATCAACGGCCGCGTCAACGTGGTGATCAGCGACAACGGCACCGGCTTCGCCGATCCGGACAAGCGCGGCGGACTGATCAACCTCGAGGACAGGGCGCGGATGCTCGACGGCGAGTGCACCATCACGAGTACGCCCGACGCCGGTACAAGCCTGGAATGGTCGGTGCCGCTCTAG